The Streptomyces sp. NBC_00435 nucleotide sequence CGGCTGGTTCACCGGCTCGGTCACGCCGGGCGAGCGGGGCACGTCCGTCATCGACGGGCACGTCGACACCACGAGAGGACCGGCCGTCTTCCACCGGCTGGGCGCGGTCGAAACCGGAGCCCGCGTCACCGTCACCCGTGAGGACGCCAGCACCGCACGCTTCACCGTCTACCGCGTGGAGAGCGTGCCCCGGGAGACGTTCCCCGCCGACCGGGTCTACGGCGACACCGGACAACCGGAACTGCGGCTGATCACCTGCGGCGGCACGTACAGCAAGAGCCACGGTTACACCGACAACGTGATCGTCTACGCCTACCTCGACCGCTGACGGGCAGGCGCTCGTCGTGGCGGAGGTGAGGGCGGGCGGTGTCAGTGTCCGGCGACGGCCTTGACCACCGCGACCGCCGTCCCGATCGCCGCGTCGATCGCGCCCGCGATCAGCGCGAACACCGTCCCCCCGCCCATGCGGATCCCGCCGTAGCACCCCCAGGCGAACAGGGTGGCGACGTTGACCCCGGCTGCCGTGAGCAGGGCCGTTTCCAGGCCCATCGCCCCCAGTGCCGAGGCGCCGATCAGAACGAGCGGGCCCACCGCGGACAGCAGCAGCGGGCTGCTGACGAAGAGCATCGCGCGCAGTTCCCGCCCCCGGGCGAGAGCACCGTGCGTCACGCGATGGGCCTGCTGGTCCGCGACCA carries:
- a CDS encoding class F sortase, whose amino-acid sequence is MHGRLSPGDTKTLGRLALCVLAGLWMLSHPAPPAPAPPAPVAGYASGTASAPDAAPALPASRPARVAIPTLDIDAPVTAVGLDDEGWMRAPDSSDPGLAGWFTGSVTPGERGTSVIDGHVDTTRGPAVFHRLGAVETGARVTVTREDASTARFTVYRVESVPRETFPADRVYGDTGQPELRLITCGGTYSKSHGYTDNVIVYAYLDR